The Apium graveolens cultivar Ventura chromosome 11, ASM990537v1, whole genome shotgun sequence genome has a window encoding:
- the LOC141697136 gene encoding uncharacterized protein LOC141697136 isoform X2 → MEADRFNSPHTSAIILDVFGHQLHFVQDPNSKHLGTTVWDASMVLVKYLEKNCRKGKFCPSKLKGKRVVELGAGCGVAGFGMSLLGCDVISTDQTEVLPLLMRNVERNSSRIMQKNPDTDPIGSINVAELDWGNEDHIKALDPPFDFIIGTDVVYAEHLLEPLLQTILALSGPKTSILIGYEVRSTSVHEQMLQMWKKNFVVKTVPRAKMDSKYQHPSIQLFVMSLKPIEKCKQNIIQGMDLQVNEIGNGESDQEKDQDDAGSSGINEVVYQLADNDGVKSELLAGLQSGKLSEWEARRYGSMAARLLRDVKIT, encoded by the exons ATGGAAGCTGACAG GTTTAATTCTCCTCATACTTCAGCCATTATATTGGATGTTTTTGGGCATCAGCTGCATTTTGTGCAG GATCCAAATTCCAAACATCTTGGAACTACTGTTTGGGATGCATCAATGGTATTGGTCAAATATCTG GAAAAAAATTGCAGGAAGGGAAAGTTTTGCCCTTCTAAGCTAAAAGGGAAACGTGTTGTTGAACTTGGAGCAGGTTGTGGAGTAGCTGGATTTG GCATGTCACTGTTGGGATGTGATGTAATTTCAACAGATCAGACTGAGGTCTTGCCTTTGCTGATGAGAAATGTTGAACGAAATAGTTCCCGGATTATGCAGAAAAATCCTGATACAG ATCCTATAGGTTCTATCAACGTCGCAGAGCTGGATTGGGGAAATGAAGATCACATCAAGGCCCTTGATCCACCATTTGACTTCATAATTGGCACTGATGTT GTTTATGCAGAACATCTCTTGGAGCCGCTACTACAAACAATTCTTGCGCTCTCAGGACCCAAAACTTCTATTTTG ATTGGATACGAGGTTCGTTCTACAAGTGTCCACGAACAAATGCTTCAAATGTGGAAGAAGAACTTTGTTGTGAAAACTGTTCCAAGAGCCAAG ATGGATAGCAAGTACCAACATCCTAGTATCCAACTATTTGTTATGAGCTTAAAACCGATAGAGAAATGCAAACAAAACATAATACAGGGAATGGATCTACAAGTTAATGAGATTGGAAATGGAGAAAGCGATCAAGAAAAAGACCAAGATGATGCTGGTAGCAGTGGGATAAATGAAGTGGTTTACCAGTTGGCTGACAATGATGGAGTGAAGAGTGAGCTACTGGCAGGTCTCCAGAGTGGGAAGCTTAGTGAATGGGAAGCAAGAAGATATGGGTCCATGGCTGCTAGACTTCTTCGAGACGTCAAGATAACATGA
- the LOC141697136 gene encoding uncharacterized protein LOC141697136 isoform X1, translated as MRDQREERKKEEERLKKRRKKWDDEAICIHTCVYLYELMAFGKKNTRQRDETQSTEWEQSQNQASNEDFIDFEVETQPLENTSEENHSQIHKKPLLDEVTMVEAQNGKNAGGTKRWKCNHCKKSYSSSYTRIHHHFFGAPVGVKAEIARCTVMLTNRTLLQQLKKKVEEAEKTGISPSLTRSTVNNKLTGISNNPIEKAFGAIERHDVDIAIVRFLCANGIPFNVLRSPEMALMTNAIKNAPKDYKHPSADRARTSLLDDCKRVIEKECVPISDTWTMQGTSIISDGWTNIKKKSLINVIASNSRGSMFLYAEDFSDVEKIGKEISNFLLKAIDEVGSSNVLQVITDNAANCKAVGKEIEKVYAEHLLEPLLQTILALSGPKTSILIGYEVRSTSVHEQMLQMWKKNFVVKTVPRAKMDSKYQHPSIQLFVMSLKPIEKCKQNIIQGMDLQVNEIGNGESDQEKDQDDAGSSGINEVVYQLADNDGVKSELLAGLQSGKLSEWEARRYGSMAARLLRDVKIT; from the exons ATGAGAGACCAAAgagaagaaaggaagaaagaagagGAGAGATTAAAGAAGAGGAGAAAGAAGTGGGATGACGAAGCGATATGTATACATACATGCGTGTACCTATATGAAT TAATGGCTTTTGGCAAAAAAAACACAAGGCAAAGAGATGAAACACAATCCACAGAGTGGGAGCAATCTCAGAATCAAGCATCAAACGAAGATTTTATTGATTTTGAAGTTGAAACTCAACCACTAGAAAATACAAGTGAGGAGAATCATTCACAAATTCATAAAAAGCCTCTGTTAGATGAAGTTACAATGGTGGAAGCACAGAATGGAAAAAATGCAGGAGGAACCAAAAGGTGGAAATGCAACCACTGTAAGAAAAGCTATAGCAGTTCATATACAAGGATACATCACCACTTTTTTGGTGCTCCAGTGGGTGTCAAAGCCGAAATCGCTCGCTGCACGGTGATGTTAACAAATCGGACACTACTACAACAACTAaaaaagaaagttgaagaagctgAGAAAACTGGTATCTCTCCCTCACTAACAAGGTCTACTGTTAACAACAAACTTACAGGCATAAGTAATAACCCTATTGAGAAGGCCTTTGGTGCTATTGAGCGGCATGATGTTGATATTGCAATAGTACGATTCTTATGTGCAAATGGGATTCCGTTTAATGTTCTTAGAAGTCCAGAGATGGCTTTAATGACGAATGCAATCAAAAATGCTCCTAAAGACTACAAACATCCTTCTGCTGATAGAGCCAGGACATCACTACTTGATGATTGTAAGCGTGTAATTGAAAAAGAGTGTGTTCCGATCAGTGATACTTGGACGATGCAGGGTACTTCCATAATCTCTGATGGGTGGACAAACATTAAAAAAAAATCACTGATCAATGTTATTGCATCCAACAGTCGTGGCTCCATGTTTCTCTATGCCGAAGATTTTTCAGATGTGGAAAAAATCGGAAAAGAAATCTCCAACTTCCTACTCAAAGCAATTGACGAAGTGGGCTCTTCCAATGTTCTGCAAGTAATCACAGATAATGCAGCAAACTGTAAAGCTGTCGGAAAGGAAATCGAAAAG GTTTATGCAGAACATCTCTTGGAGCCGCTACTACAAACAATTCTTGCGCTCTCAGGACCCAAAACTTCTATTTTG ATTGGATACGAGGTTCGTTCTACAAGTGTCCACGAACAAATGCTTCAAATGTGGAAGAAGAACTTTGTTGTGAAAACTGTTCCAAGAGCCAAG ATGGATAGCAAGTACCAACATCCTAGTATCCAACTATTTGTTATGAGCTTAAAACCGATAGAGAAATGCAAACAAAACATAATACAGGGAATGGATCTACAAGTTAATGAGATTGGAAATGGAGAAAGCGATCAAGAAAAAGACCAAGATGATGCTGGTAGCAGTGGGATAAATGAAGTGGTTTACCAGTTGGCTGACAATGATGGAGTGAAGAGTGAGCTACTGGCAGGTCTCCAGAGTGGGAAGCTTAGTGAATGGGAAGCAAGAAGATATGGGTCCATGGCTGCTAGACTTCTTCGAGACGTCAAGATAACATGA